In Caloranaerobacter sp. TR13, a single window of DNA contains:
- a CDS encoding HIT family protein: protein MESCIFCKIVQGEIKANIVYEDELVVVFLDIDPINKGHLLIVPRKHKLDLDELSIEESSRVMEISKLMVRILKKQFNPDGYSIMQNGGEFNDIGHYHLHAIPRYKNDGFEWTFGKVEDHDLSEIGKELIKEISNTK, encoded by the coding sequence GGAAAGCTGTATATTTTGTAAAATTGTTCAAGGTGAAATTAAAGCAAATATTGTATATGAAGATGAGTTAGTTGTTGTGTTTTTAGATATAGACCCAATAAATAAAGGACATCTATTAATAGTACCTAGAAAACACAAATTAGATTTAGATGAGTTAAGCATAGAGGAATCATCCAGAGTTATGGAGATATCAAAGTTAATGGTAAGAATTTTAAAGAAACAATTTAATCCAGATGGGTATAGTATAATGCAAAATGGTGGAGAGTTTAACGATATTGGACACTATCATCTGCATGCTATTCCAAGATATAAAAATGATGGATTTGAATGGACTTTTGGTAAAGTGGAAGATCATGACTTAAGCGAGATAGGAAAAGAGTTGATAAAAGAAATATCTAACACTAAATGA
- a CDS encoding class I SAM-dependent methyltransferase, with translation MKKYYYAYEERYKKIHKEGLLWFSKKPTPELIDWVEYFNIPLGNEICEVGCGEGRDALYLATQGYEITAVDISEEAIRKCKELAEERKVKVNWVVSDALYLREKIKRQFNWIYSVGTLHILVENEDRKKFLKTLYSLLKPKGKLLLISMGDGETERATDTKIAFELQERNHMWSEKTFRVASTS, from the coding sequence ATGAAAAAGTATTACTATGCATATGAAGAACGATATAAGAAAATTCATAAAGAAGGATTATTATGGTTTTCCAAAAAACCAACTCCTGAATTAATTGATTGGGTAGAATATTTTAATATTCCATTAGGCAATGAGATATGTGAAGTTGGATGTGGAGAAGGTAGAGACGCTTTGTATCTTGCAACTCAAGGATATGAAATTACAGCAGTTGATATTTCTGAGGAAGCAATAAGAAAGTGTAAAGAGCTAGCAGAAGAAAGAAAAGTAAAGGTTAACTGGGTAGTTTCTGATGCATTATATTTAAGAGAAAAAATTAAAAGGCAATTCAATTGGATTTATTCAGTAGGAACATTACATATCTTAGTAGAAAATGAAGATCGGAAGAAATTTCTAAAGACATTATATTCATTACTTAAACCTAAAGGGAAATTATTATTGATTAGTATGGGCGATGGCGAAACTGAAAGAGCTACAGATACTAAAATTGCTTTTGAATTACAAGAAAGAAATCATATGTGGTCAGAGAAAACATTTAGAGTCGCCAGCACTTCATAA
- a CDS encoding GNAT family N-acetyltransferase codes for MQTIEIKRLSKEDIAHLDPLAQEYRQAHETLKFKDEYINILIKYFEELLAEKEKVAILAKVNDEIAGIIVGTIDNNSRLMLPEKIGYIPLLVVLKKYRRIGIGSKLTNELIGWFKEKNIDLVELYTSIDNENAREFWEKNGFGINLERRFKEI; via the coding sequence ATGCAAACAATAGAAATAAAAAGATTAAGTAAGGAAGATATAGCACATCTTGATCCATTAGCTCAAGAATATAGACAAGCTCATGAAACATTAAAATTTAAAGATGAATATATAAACATTTTAATTAAATATTTCGAAGAATTGTTGGCAGAAAAAGAAAAAGTAGCAATTTTAGCTAAAGTTAATGATGAAATAGCTGGCATCATAGTAGGTACTATAGATAATAATTCTAGATTGATGCTACCTGAGAAAATTGGATACATTCCATTATTAGTAGTATTGAAAAAATATAGGAGAATTGGTATTGGTAGCAAACTTACTAATGAGCTAATTGGATGGTTTAAAGAAAAAAATATTGATTTAGTTGAATTGTATACTTCAATCGATAATGAAAATGCAAGAGAATTTTGGGAAAAGAATGGGTTTGGTATTAATCTTGAGAGAAGATTTAAAGAGATTTAA